Genomic window (Streptomyces sp. TG1A-60):
TGGCATCCACGACCAAGAGGCGCCCCGCCGCCCTCTGTGACGCTTCTGCGACCAGCTCTAGTGCCTGTGTCAGCAGGCGCGTGCCAAGCCCTTGGCCGTGCAGTGCTTTGTCCAAAGCGAGGCGAGCCAGCATATAGCCCGGTACAGGCCGGTCACGCTTGCCATACCGGTTGCGGCTCGCGACGCTTTCCTGGCGGACATCGTGAGGGGCCAGCGTGATGTAAGCCACCACGCGAGTCTCGTTCCGCCACAGGTGCGTCCGCCCTAGTCCGGCCCGTTCGACCCCTATGGCAGGGCCGCGCAGCCAGTCATTGAGGCTCTCCACACCACAGTCGAAGTCCTCGGCGCCCGTCAGTGGGTCGTCGATGGGCTCCGTGAAATACAAGGTCACTGATGAGCCGCCCTTTCCTGCCGCATCTGGGCAGCGGCGCGGCGGGTACGTTCGTTTGGCTCAGGTGCGGCGTCCAACGCGTCCAGGAGGTCGCTGAACTCCTCCTCGCTGAGCAGGGTTGAGCGGTACTCGGCGATGGCGTCCTTGGCATAGGCGCGAAGGGCGCGCACCATCAGGTCAGTGCGAGTCAGCCCGAGCAGCGCCCGCGCTTCCTCAATCAGCTCGTTGTCCTCGTCGGATAGCCGCGCCTCAAACCGATGCTCCTTGGCACGGCGCCCGGTGGTCTCCAGTGAATTCGCCATAGTGCCACCGTACTACGTTTGTCCGTACATCACCTCTGTTCAACCCTGCAAAGCTTCTGACCTGCTGCTCTGTGCATCACCCATGTTTACGATCACGAAGCCGCTGCGACCGATACCTCTGTGATTGGCGTGCTCATTGAGGCTGATGTGGCGAGCGCACGGGGGCTGCCGCGGAAAGTTCAGATCGCTGGCGTACGACCGAGGCTGGTCAGCACAGGGCGCGGCGGCCCGTACTGAAACAGTCCGGAGGATCACCTCTGCTGGCTCCGGCGGGGACCGCAGCTCGCAGCCAAGGTCACTGGCCGCTGTGGACCACCGGCGATCCGGCAGATTCTCTTTGGGCTGCCCCGAGAGGAGGCAGCCGTGACTGCCGAGGCCGGATGCACCGGAACCGCAGCGAGCGTCATGTCGATCGCGGCGGGGTCGGCCATGAAGGCCAGTTCCAGCACGGCGGGCCGGTCGAGGAGTCCGGCCCAGTCGGTCTGCTCCACGGTGTCGAACATGTAGCCGTGCTCGCCGCAGAGCAGGGCCCGGACGCGGGTGGCGAGGGCCGGGAGGACGTTGAGGGCCTGGCCGCGGTAGGCGCTGTCCTCCTGGAGTGTGTCGAGGACGCGCTCTGTCTGCTCTCTCCTGTTCCGAAGAACGCCTGGCGGTGGGCCGACACCGCCCAGTACAAACTGACCCAGCGAGGCCAGCATCGGGCGGCGGGAGCGATCGACCTGTTGGTGTGTGCGACAGCTGTACACCATGGGCACACCGTCCTCCACGTGGACAATGACTTCGTGACGGTGGCCGGAGCCCTCAAGGAAGTTCAGCAGCGAGACGCACGAGCCTGATCTCCGGAGGCAGGATCACATCTGTCGGCTTGTGACCTCTCGGTGATCGATGTCTCCGGGGCGCATGGCTGTTCGCCGAGACTGGCTCTGAGGTGGCGGCCCGTCCTGCAACGGCCAGCGGGTCAGCGGTGTGGGCGGTGTCCGGCCCGTCCTTCTCCAGACCTGCCGCGTGCCAGGGCCGTACGAATCACGCGGTAGCGGAGGTAGACGACTCTTGAACTGAAGGTGCGGGTCTCGACGAGTTCGAGATCCACCCGGCGCTCGCGCTGGGGGAAGAACGGAATGCCATCGCCGACCAGCCGGGTAGACCCTGGCCCGGTACTCGTCGATCAGACCCAACGAGGCCGCCTCGGCAGCGAGAGTCGTGCCGCCGATCGCGGTGTCGTCCCCTCCCGGCTCGGCACGCAACGCTCGATCTCCTCCGTCATGCCCGCCGGAGGCCAGGCGGGCATGACCCTGCACCGACAGCGTGGTGGAGAACACCACCTTTGGGAGCGGCTTTGAGATCGCGGCCCGTTGCCGCAACGCACTCAGCCGTTGGCCAGGGCGCGGCCGAGAAGGGGCAGCAGGCGGTCCCAGTGGCGCTGCAGCGCGGCGGGGTTGAAGGCGTCGGTGTCGGACATGGTGAAGCCGTGGAGGGTGCCGGGGTAGATCTCGGAGGTGTAGCTGACACCTGCGGCATCCAGGGCCTGGTTGAGCTCGCCGAGGGCCTCGGGCGTCAGGTCGGATTCGGCGTGGCCGAGGTGGACCTCGGCGGTGAGGTGGTGCAGGCTGTCGGGCCCGTCGGCGCCCACGGGGCCGTGGAATCCGGCGACAGCGGCCACCTGGACGGGGTGGGCCGCGGCGGTGCGCATCGCGAGGAGGCCGCCTATGCAGTAGCCGGTCACCGCGACCGGTCCGGCACCGACCTCGGGCTGGGTGGTGAGGAACCTGAGGTAGGCGTCGGCGTCGCTCAGGACACGTTCGGCGGTGTGCGCCTCGATCAAGGGCATCAACTGGGCGAAGACCGCGGGCCGGACCTCTTCTCCGATGTGCTCGGGAAGTTCGATCACCGGTGCCGGACCGTGCCGGTAGAAGAGGTTGGGGACGAGCACGTAGTACCCGTGCCCGGCCAGTTCGCAGGCCATCTCCCGCAGCACGGGCCGGATGCCGAAGCCGTCCGCGTACATCAGCACCCCCGGGTGCGGCCCACCACTGTCGGGGAAGGCGGCGAACGCGTCGGCCTGGCCGTCTGCGGTGGGAATCTGCAGCATCTTGTTCAGCATGAATTCTCCTGTCGTGGCTGACGTGTCGAGCCTATGATCAACACGACGGAGGCGGAGCCCGCGCAGCAGCGCCAGATCCTCGATCCAACAGCGGGCCAGCAGCGGCCCCTGCCGCATTTGCGGAGTAGTCCGTCTTCGGCCCGGCGTGAGAGCTGTCTGTATATGGCGCCGAGGGTGATGTCGCCGAGGTGCTGAGCGATCTCCCGGCTGTGCCAGTGACGCTCTGGGTCCGCGCGGAGCAGGGCCAGGACGGAAGGCGATGGTGAACCCGCAGCGGTCCGGGTCGGTGCCGGGGCAAAGCGCGTGCCCGACGCAGTCCCTACACGCGGCGCGGGCACACATGCGTGGGACGATCCCGGCAAGACCGTCCCACGGCCACCGCACCCCCACCGCACTCCCCGCTGCCAGGACGGTGACCAGGGGAAATCCAGAAGTCCGGCTGGACTACCAGTCCGGGGGCGCGAGCATGTGCAGTCCGCGGGGTCGGACTCGGCCGCCTACGTGGTGACCTGCGCCGCGATGCTCGTACTGCGAGCGGTGCAGCCGTCGGCCGGGATGCTGCTTGAGCAGGCCGTCTACCTCGGCGCCGCCGGGCTCTCGGGGATCGGACGCTTCCTGGTCCTGCGCCTGTTCGTCTTCGCCGGCGGCGGGACCGGGACCGCGGTGCGGACGAAGAGTTTCGCGCGGGTTCGGGAGGCGAGCGGGACGCTGTCCTGGTCCATCCCTGTGCCGGCCTGAGCAGGGGCGTGCCGACGGCGAGCGGAGGATGGCGGGCAGCAGTTGGACGGCCTGCGGTTCGCGCTCCGGCACGGCTTATCGAGGCCGAGCGCTATCTGCGGGACGGCGACACGATCCCGTGGATCGGCCTGCGGCGGACGGGCTGACCGCCGGAGCGACGGCACGCCGCTTCTTGGCCGTTCACAGCTTCCCCGCGATATCCCGTGCCGCCACGTACCCGAACGTCATCGCGGGCCCGATCGTCGAGCCGGCCCCCGCGTAACTGCGGCCCATGACCGCGGCGCTGGCGTTGCCCGCCGCGTACAGGCCGGGGATGACCGAGCCGTCCGGGCGGAGGACGCGGGCGCGGGCGTCGGTGAGGAGGCCGCCCTTGGTGCCGAGGTCGCCGGGGACGATCCTGAGGGCGTAGTACGGCGGCAGCCACAGGGGCGCCAGGCAGGAGTTGGGCCGCACCGACGGGTCCGTGTAGTAGTGGTCGTACGCGCTGTCACCGCGCCCGAAGTCGGGGTCGTCTCCTTGCCGGGCAAGGGAGTTGAAGCGGTCGACGGTGGCGCGCAGCGCGCCGGCCGGGACACCGATCGCGCCGGCGAGCGCGTCCAGCGTCCACGCCTTGTGGACGGCCCCGGCGTCGTACCACTCGTCGGGGAACGGGAACGTCGGCGCGATGTCCTTGAAGAGGTACCGGTTGCGGTAGTTCTGGTCGACGACGAGCCACGCCGGGATGTGCCCGGCGGACGGGGTGTCCCGCTCGTACATCGTGTGGACGACATCGCCGTACGGCGCCGCCTCGTTGACGAACCGCGCCCCCGCCGCGTTGACCAGCAGCCCACCGGGCAGTGTGCGTTCGGCGAGACAGAACCACGGCTGGCCGGGCGTGGGAATGGCCGGGCCCCACCACGCGTCGTCCATCAGGCCCACATCGGCGCCCGCGCGTTGCCCGGCGCGAATACCGTCCCCGGTGTTCTCCTTCGCCCCCACCGTCCAGCGTGTCCCGACGGGCTGCTCCTGGTACTGCTCCCGCATGGCCGCATTGTGCTCGAAGCCGCCGGAACCGACGATGACGCCCCTGCGGGCGCGGACGAGGCCGGGGGCGCCGTTCCGCGTGACGACCGCTCCGGTCACCGACCCGTTCTCCAAGTGCAGCTCCGTCAGAGGGGTGTCGAGCCACACCGGTACGTCCGCGCCGAGCAGTCCGGCCCGCAGTCCGGCCGCGAGTGCCTGTCCCATGGTGAGCGGCTGCTGCCCGAGCAGCGCGGCCCGGGCCCCCCGGGCGAGGCACTCCGTGGCGACGGCCAGCCCCTTCGCGCTCACGGCGGTCAGCGCCAGCCACTTGTAGTCCGCGCTGAAGACCACCATGCCGTCCGGGACGGCCAGATAGGGAGGGTTCAGCCGGGCCAGTTCCTCACCCAGTACGTTCCCGTCGAGCTGGTCGGGTTCGATGGACCGCCCGTTCGGCAGGCCGCCCGGCAGCTCCGGGTAGTAGTCGCTGTACCCCTCCATCCACCGGAATCGCAGCGGGCTGTTCGCCATGACGAACGACAGCATGGCGGGCCCGTGGTCGAGGAAGGCCTTCTGCCGGTCGGCGGGCACCTCGTCCCCGACCACGGCCGCGAGATACCGGGCGGCCTTGGCCGGCGTGTCCGGCACCCCGGCCGCCTTGATCACGCTGTTGTTCGGCAGCCAGATCCCGGCTCCCGACCGCGCGGCCGACCCCCCGAACGTCGGCGCCTTCTCCACGACCACACAGCTCAGGCCCTGCTTGGCCGCGGTGAGCGCGGCGGTCATCCCGGCGGCGCCGGAACCGATGACCACGACGTCGTAGGTGCCGAGCAGGGGCGGGGCGGCGGCAGCGGCCGTCCCCGCGAGCCCACCGGCCGCCGCGACCGCGACACCCGCCCCCGCGGCCGTGCCGAGCACCCGCCGGCGTGAGGGCCCGCCCGGGGCCGTTGTACGTCTGTCAGGATCCGCGCTCTTGGACATACCGGACGCTCCAGCCTCGGGAAGGGACGGGTGGCCGTGCTGTTCCCCGGGAGGCAGAGGGTCCCCTTGCGCCCCGGACGTGGTGCGGAGCCTCGAATCTGACGTGCGGGGGGCGTGAAGTCAAGGCTGTCACTGACGTCGTATCAAGTCCCTTTGATTCAGACCTATTTGGCCTGCGCAGTCGTTTCGCCGGGTAGGCGCGCGGGAAATGTTCGGGCAGCGTGGTCCCGGTCCGCGGACCGAGGGAGGGGGACGCTGTGCATGACCTCGTGCGGACGCCGGACCATGTCCGGACGGCCGACGGGCGGCGGTTGCGCGTCGAGTGCGCGGGGGATCCGGACGGGCGGCCGGTGTTCCTGTTGCACGGGATGCCGGGGAGCAGGGTGGGGCCCAGGCCGCGGTCCATGTTCCTCTACCACCGCGGCGCGCGGCTGATCAGCTACGACCGTCCCGGGTACGGGGGGTCGGACCGGCGACCGGGGCGGCGGGTCGTGGACGTCGTGGAGGACGTCGCAGTCGTCGCGGACGCACTGGGGCTGGACCGGTTCGCGGTGGTGGGCCGGTCCGGCGGGGCCCCGCACGCGCTGGCCTGTGCCGCGCTGCTGCCCCACCGGGTCACCCGGGCCGCCGCGCTGGTGACGCTCGCGCCGCAGGACGCGGAGGGGCTTGACTGGTTCGCGGGGATGGCGCCCCACAACGTCCGCGAGTTCCACACGGCGCTCACCGACCCCCGGGGGTTCGTCGCCAAGCTGATTCCCCGCTCGGCCGCCATCCGCTCCGACCCCGCCCGGCTGCTCGACGAGCTGCGCGGCGACCTCACGGACGAGGACCGGATGATCGTCTCGGACGACGGCATCCGGTCGATGCTGCTGCGCAACTACCACGAGGCGCTGCGGACCTCGCCGTACGGCTGGATCGACGACGCGCTCGCGCTGACCGGACCCTGGGGGTTCGACCCCGCCGAGATCAAGGTTCCGGTGCTGCTCTGGCACGCCGGGAAGGACGTCTTCACCCCGTCCGCCCACTCCTCCTGGCTCGCCGACCGCATCCCCCGCGCCATCGCCGTCTGCGAACCGGCCGCCGCCCACTTCGCCGCGATCCGAGCCCTCCCGAACGTCCTGACCTGGCTCCTCACCACCACCGACCCATCGACCACCTGAACCACCCCCCTGCCCGGGCCGCCGGGCCGCCGGGTCCCAGAGGCGCCAGGGGCTATGGGCGGGGGGAGCGGTCGGACCACTGTGTGGTCAGCGCGGGCGGGTGAAACCTTGAGCAGCGTGAGCCGCAGGGCACCGACCGGTCGGGGTGCCGCCGGCCCGTCGTCGCCGCCGTGCCGCGGGGCTGTCGTGCCGTCGGCGGCACCGGGCCGACGAAGTCTCGGCGCGGCGTGTGGGCCGCCGGGTACCGGCTGCTCGGTGGTGTCGCCCGGCCGTGGGAGCCGGCTCGGTCGGTGGTGTCGTCGGCCGGTGGGGCCGGTCGTGGTCCGTCAGACCGCCAGGGGCTCCAGGTCGCGGTACACGCGGCGGCGTTGGCCGACCAGGCGCGTGATGCCGTTGCCCTCGCCCAGTTTGGGGCCGAGGCGGCGGAGGTCGGCGAGGGTGGCCTCGCGGAGGCGTTGGGCTTCCTCCTCGCGGCCGAGGGCGCGCAGCGTCAGGGCGGAGTTGCTGACGACCGCGAGGGTTTCGGGATGCTGGGGTCCGAGGACCGGCTTGAGGATGTCGCGGACCGGCTCCTCCAGGGCCCAGGCCTCCTCCGGCCGGCCCTGCTCCGCGAGGACGTTGGCGTGGTTGGCGCGGGCGAAGAGGGTGTGGGGGTGCTCGTCGCCCAGGGTCGCCGCCATGCGCTCCGTCACCTGCTGGAACACCTCCTCGGCCTCCTCGGCGTCCCCGCAGGCCCACAGGTAGATGCCGAGGTTGTTGAGCGCGGCCTGGGTGTAGGGGTGCTCCCGGCCCGGGACCTTCACATAGTGGTCCAGCACGCTTCTGACGGTCTCCCGCGCCCGGTCGGGCTCGTCGGCGGCGTACAGATCGGCCGCCAGGTTCAGCTCGCACGCGAGGGAGTCCGGGATCGGGTCCGGATACTTGTCCCGTGTGTACTGGGTCCGGTACTGCGCGAGCGTCGCCCGGGTCAGCCGGTGCGCGTCCACGAACTGGCCCGCCCGCCGCAGCGACACCGCCAGCGACTTGGCGCAGCTGAGCGTGCCGGGGAAGTCCTTGCCGAGGATCCGCTTGTGCGTCTCGTACGCCTCCGACAGGACCACCACCGAGTCGGTGTAGCGACCGACCTCCCGCAGATCGCGGCCGAGACCCTGCGCCGAGATCAGGGTGTAGGGGTGGTCGGGGCCGAGGACCTCCCGGCGGCGGGCGTAGGTGTCCTGGTCGACGTCACTGGCCTCGTTGTAGTGGCCGACCATGCGCAGCGCGAGTGCCAGGTTGTTCGCGGCGTTGAGCGTCCGCCCGTGCGACTCGTGAAAGATCTGGCTGAATCCCTGGTGGGCCTCCCGGGCGAGCTCCACCGCCTTCGCGTACTCGCCGAGTGCGGCGAGGTCGCTGGCGAGGCTGGACGTGGTGACGTACGTGTGCGGATGGGTGGCGCCGAGGACTTGGAGCTGCCGGTCGAGCACATCGGTGTCGATCTCCCGGGCTTCCACGAAACGCCCCTGCGAGCGCAGTACGTTGGCGAGCTGACCGCGCAGGTACATGTACTGCAGATCGTCCTCGCCGAGGGTCTCGTGCCAGTGCGCCGCCAGCTCCTCGGCGAGTTTCCGGGCCCCGGGGAAGTCGCCCCGCTTCCACAGATAGCGGACCCGGTCGATGAACAGGCGGCGCGGCTCGGCCTCACCGCAGTCGCGCAGCTCGGAGGCGTTCAGATGCGGCCAGATGATGCCGAAGCGGGGCCAGGTCTCGGCGTCGTCGATGGGTTCGTCTCCCGGCGGACGGGCGCCGGCGAGCATGGTGTGGACGACGTGCCGGGCCTGCCGCTGCTCGTCGGCGGTGAGCCGGGAGCGGATCACGGCCTGCACCAGCCGGTGGATCTGGATGCTGGTGCTGGCCTGGTCGACCTTGGCGAGCGCGAAGCGGCCGATCTCCCGGATGACCCGGCCCAGCATCAGGCTCTCCTGGAGGCTGGGGTCGACCTTCTTCAGTTCGTCGAGCATCTCCCGGCTGTACAGCAGATGCGAGGAGATCGGCTCGGGGGCCATGAACGCGCACAACTGGAGCAGCCGGACCGACGCGGGGGAGCGCTCCCGCAGTCGGGCGATGGAGATGTTCCAGGTCGCCGCCACCGTCTCCGGGTAGTCGGTGGGCTGGTTGAGATCCAGCACACCGGTGGTCTGCTCGTTCAGCTGCCGCAGGTACTCCTCGATGGGTGTGGCGGTCTCGGCGAGCCAGGCCGCCGCCTGCTCCACGGCCAGCGGCAGATCGCCCACCGCCTCCGCCACCCGGTCGGCCTCCTCGGCGCTCAGCCCGGGGGCCCGCCGGGAGAGGTGCTCGACGCTCTCCTGCCGGGGAAGACGTCGACGGGCAGCGAGGTGCCCCGCTGCTCCCAGGTCTGGTTACGGGAGGTGACGAGGATGTGCCCGCCGCCGCCCTGGGGGATGAACCGGGTCAGTTCCTCGGGGTTGTCGGCGTTGTCGAAGACCAGGATCCAGCGTTGGGTCGGCACGCCCTCGGCGAGCATCCGTACGGTCTCCTGGCTGACCAGCGTCATGTCGTCGCCGCCGGGCGCACCGATCCGGGCGCCGAGTTCGGCGAGGGCCGCGGTGACACCGTCGCCGAGTTCGGCGGAGATCCACCACACCAGGTCGTAGTCGGCCATGAACCGGTGCACGTACTCCAGGGCGACCTGTGTCTTGCCGACGCCGCCGAGGCCGAACAGGGTCCTGGGCCGGCTCCCCACGGCCGACACCCCGCCGCGCAGCTGTTCGCGCAGCTCGTCGAGGAGCCGGCCGCGCCCGGTGAAGGTGGTGTTGCGCTGCGGCGCGTTCCACACCGTGGGGACGCTGCCCGGGAAGCGCGGCTCCACGGTGCCGAGGTCGTCGGGCCGCTCCGGCAGTTTCAGCGCGCCGAGCAGGGCACCCACGCACTGGGCCGCGTCGAGCCGGTACAGGTCCACCGGCTCGTGGTCGATGTAGGCGTCGGGGAAGCGGGCCTCGTCGACGCGCAGCGGCACCATCGTGGTGCGCGGCATCGCCAGCGCGGTGTCTGTGAAGGAGCGCCAGACGGCCTGGGCGTGCCGGGACTTCTGGAAGGCGTGGGACAGCAGCAGAACGGCGCGTGTCGCCGTGTCCAGGCGCTCCCGCGGCCCGGCGGAAACGTCGTACAGCGTGACGTTGCAGCCGGTCTGCCTGAGGACGGCCTCCACCCAGTCCGCCCACATCCTGTTCTCCGCCGCGTACACCACGACGATGTCCGTCATCGGCTGCCGTCGGGTGAACGCCTCCAGACAGCGCTGCCGCACCGGCTCGGGCACCGGCGGCAGCGCGGTGACCTCACCGTCGGAGATCACCTTCGTCAGCCGCTCGAAGGCGGACAGCAGGGAGTTGGCGATGTTGCTCTTGTCGCCGACCGTCGCGAGGGTCTCCTCGTACGCGTAGAACGGCACGTACGGTATCTCCATCGCGCCCCAGTAGGCGTCCTGCCGCTCGGCGCTCAGTTCCTCGCCGTCCAGGCCCCTGGGCAGTCCCTCGAACCGCAGCCGGGCCAGCGCCCGGCCCGCGTCGACCTTCCGCTTCTCGCCCTCGTCGATGCGCATCAGCACCGGCAGCACCCTGATCCGCCGCTTGTGCTGGCCTCCCTCGACGCTGCGGGCCACCGCGGCGGCACCGTCGAGCGCCTGGCCGCTGAGGGTGAAGCAGTCGACGAGGACGTCGGGCATCTGGATGGTGCAGATGTCCGCGCTGTCGGACAGGCCGGTGCGGCTGTCGATGAGGATGTAGTCGTACGACGCCTTCATGTCCTCGCGCAGCGCGTCCAGGAACTGGCCGCCCCCCAGCCGCTCGTAGAAGTTGTCCCATTCGAACGACGACACGGTCGCGGAGTACTCCCGGTTGCGCCGGCCGGCCGAGAGGAAGTCCAGCGAACCGCCCTCGGGGAAGGACAGCCCGAGCCGCTCGGGGCCGAGGGACACCGCGTGCTGCTCGACCCGCGCGTAGTCACGGTGCCAG
Coding sequences:
- a CDS encoding GNAT family N-acetyltransferase codes for the protein MTLYFTEPIDDPLTGAEDFDCGVESLNDWLRGPAIGVERAGLGRTHLWRNETRVVAYITLAPHDVRQESVASRNRYGKRDRPVPGYMLARLALDKALHGQGLGTRLLTQALELVAEASQRAAGRLLVVDAIDDRAAEFYRAHGFKDMRAVADDRPQRLYRPIADIIADVT
- a CDS encoding DUF1778 domain-containing protein, which encodes MANSLETTGRRAKEHRFEARLSDEDNELIEEARALLGLTRTDLMVRALRAYAKDAIAEYRSTLLSEEEFSDLLDALDAAPEPNERTRRAAAQMRQERAAHQ
- a CDS encoding dienelactone hydrolase family protein, which translates into the protein MLNKMLQIPTADGQADAFAAFPDSGGPHPGVLMYADGFGIRPVLREMACELAGHGYYVLVPNLFYRHGPAPVIELPEHIGEEVRPAVFAQLMPLIEAHTAERVLSDADAYLRFLTTQPEVGAGPVAVTGYCIGGLLAMRTAAAHPVQVAAVAGFHGPVGADGPDSLHHLTAEVHLGHAESDLTPEALGELNQALDAAGVSYTSEIYPGTLHGFTMSDTDAFNPAALQRHWDRLLPLLGRALANG
- the kstD gene encoding 3-oxosteroid 1-dehydrogenase, which encodes MSKSADPDRRTTAPGGPSRRRVLGTAAGAGVAVAAAGGLAGTAAAAAPPLLGTYDVVVIGSGAAGMTAALTAAKQGLSCVVVEKAPTFGGSAARSGAGIWLPNNSVIKAAGVPDTPAKAARYLAAVVGDEVPADRQKAFLDHGPAMLSFVMANSPLRFRWMEGYSDYYPELPGGLPNGRSIEPDQLDGNVLGEELARLNPPYLAVPDGMVVFSADYKWLALTAVSAKGLAVATECLARGARAALLGQQPLTMGQALAAGLRAGLLGADVPVWLDTPLTELHLENGSVTGAVVTRNGAPGLVRARRGVIVGSGGFEHNAAMREQYQEQPVGTRWTVGAKENTGDGIRAGQRAGADVGLMDDAWWGPAIPTPGQPWFCLAERTLPGGLLVNAAGARFVNEAAPYGDVVHTMYERDTPSAGHIPAWLVVDQNYRNRYLFKDIAPTFPFPDEWYDAGAVHKAWTLDALAGAIGVPAGALRATVDRFNSLARQGDDPDFGRGDSAYDHYYTDPSVRPNSCLAPLWLPPYYALRIVPGDLGTKGGLLTDARARVLRPDGSVIPGLYAAGNASAAVMGRSYAGAGSTIGPAMTFGYVAARDIAGKL
- a CDS encoding alpha/beta hydrolase; the encoded protein is MHDLVRTPDHVRTADGRRLRVECAGDPDGRPVFLLHGMPGSRVGPRPRSMFLYHRGARLISYDRPGYGGSDRRPGRRVVDVVEDVAVVADALGLDRFAVVGRSGGAPHALACAALLPHRVTRAAALVTLAPQDAEGLDWFAGMAPHNVREFHTALTDPRGFVAKLIPRSAAIRSDPARLLDELRGDLTDEDRMIVSDDGIRSMLLRNYHEALRTSPYGWIDDALALTGPWGFDPAEIKVPVLLWHAGKDVFTPSAHSSWLADRIPRAIAVCEPAAAHFAAIRALPNVLTWLLTTTDPSTT